In one Zalophus californianus isolate mZalCal1 chromosome 10, mZalCal1.pri.v2, whole genome shotgun sequence genomic region, the following are encoded:
- the UBFD1 gene encoding LOW QUALITY PROTEIN: ubiquitin domain-containing protein UBFD1 (The sequence of the model RefSeq protein was modified relative to this genomic sequence to represent the inferred CDS: inserted 3 bases in 2 codons) — protein sequence MAAAGAPDGMEEPGMDTEAETVATEAPARPLNCVEAEAAAGAAAEDSCAARGSLQPAPAQPPGDPAAQASVSNGEDAGGGAGRELVDLKIIWNKTKHDVKFPLDSTGSELKQKIHSITGLPPAMQKVMYKGLVPEDKTLREIKVTSGAKIMVVGSTINDVLAVNTPKDAAQQDAKAEENKKEPLCRQKQHRKVLDKGKPEDVMPSVKGAQERLPTVPLSGMYNKSGGKVRLTFKLEQDQLWIGTKERTEKXAMGSIKNVVSEXIEGHEDYHMMAFQLGPTEASYYWVYWVPTQYVDAIKDTVLGKWQYF from the exons ATGGCGGCGGCCGGAGCCCCGGATG GCATGGAGGAACCTGGCATGGACACGGAGGCCGAGACTGTGGCGACCGAGGCCCCCGCGCGGCCCCTGAACTGCGTGGAGGCCGAAgccgcggcgggggcggcggccgAGGACTCTTGCGCGGCGCGAGGTAGCCTGCAGCCGGCGCCGGCCCAGCCCCCTGGGGACCCTGCGGCCCAGGCCTCGGTCAGCAACGGCGAGGATgcgggcggcggcgcgggcaGGGAGCTGGTGGACTTGAAGATCATCTGGAATAAGACTAAACACGACGTGAAGTTCCCCCTCGATAGCACAGGCTCCGAACTAAAACAGAAGATTCACTCGATTACAG GTCTCCCTCCTGCCATGCAGAAAGTCATGTATAAGGGACTCGTCCCTGAGGATAAGACgttgagagaaataaaagtgaCCAGCGGAGCCAAGATCATGGTGGTCGGCTCCACAATAAATGATGTTTTAGCCGTAAACACACCCAAAGATGCTGCCCAACAGGATGCAAAGGCCGAAGAGAACAAGAAGGAACCACTCTGCAGGCAGAAA CAACACAGGAAAGTGTTGGATAAAGGAAAACCCGAAGATGTGATGCCATCTGTTAAGGGTGCCCAG GAGCGCTTGCCAACGGTACCCTTATCCGGCATGTACAACAAATCCGGAGGCAAAGTGAGACTCACCTTCAAGCTGGAACAAGATCAGCTGTGGATCGGCACTAAAG AGCGGACTGAGAA TGCCATGGGCTCCATTAAAAATGTGGTCAGTG CTATCGAAGGACATGAAGACTACCACATGATG gCGTTTCAGTTGGGCCCCACGGAAGCCTCTTACTACTGGGTGTACTGGGTCCCAACTCAATATGTGGATGCAATCAAAGACACTGTGCTGGGGAAGTGGCAGTATTTTTGA